The proteins below are encoded in one region of Nitrospira sp.:
- the pvdN gene encoding pyoverdine biosynthesis protein PvdN, with protein sequence MDMERRQFLVRTGLLLGAGVLAAHSSGCQTPEEVRRRAYPYEDWTAVRNAFELDRRKIHMAGFLLASHPTPVREAIERHRRALDDDPASYWGENEERAEAAVLGEAADYLGVSRTEIALTDSTTMGLGLLYGGIRLGQGEEILSTIHDHYSTEMSLRHRAERTGASFRQIPLYKDLSTVSQAEIVQTLVTAIRPETRYVAVTWVHSSTGLKLPIRSIARALATLNSSRPEAKRLLLCVDGVHGLGVENVALSDLGCDFFVAGTHKWMFGPRGTGLVWGTREAWPRAEPTIPTFDAEAYRMWMKLIPQAPIRKAAQMTPGGFHSFEHRWALNEAFKFHKAMGKAQVTERIYALNQQMKQGLAKMPHVTLHTPMSQDLSAGIICFEVAGKSPKQVVEELKGARIIASVTPYGTQYARVAPSLLNTPGEVDEVLRVIRDLRV encoded by the coding sequence ATGGACATGGAGCGACGACAGTTTCTCGTCCGAACGGGATTGCTTCTTGGCGCCGGCGTCCTGGCGGCGCACAGTTCGGGGTGTCAGACTCCGGAGGAAGTCCGGCGCCGGGCCTATCCCTACGAGGACTGGACGGCGGTACGGAACGCGTTCGAATTGGATCGGCGCAAGATACACATGGCGGGGTTTCTATTGGCCTCGCATCCGACTCCGGTGCGTGAAGCCATCGAGCGCCATCGGCGCGCGCTTGACGACGATCCGGCCTCCTATTGGGGAGAGAACGAAGAGCGTGCCGAGGCGGCTGTATTGGGCGAGGCGGCAGATTACCTCGGCGTGAGCCGGACAGAAATTGCATTGACGGACAGTACGACGATGGGGCTAGGGTTGCTCTACGGAGGGATCCGGCTGGGGCAAGGCGAAGAGATTTTGTCCACGATCCACGATCACTACTCCACCGAGATGTCCCTGCGTCATCGGGCGGAGCGGACAGGTGCCTCGTTCCGGCAAATCCCTCTGTACAAAGATCTGTCGACCGTGTCGCAGGCGGAAATCGTCCAGACGTTGGTGACTGCCATCAGGCCGGAAACACGGTACGTCGCGGTGACCTGGGTACACTCCAGCACCGGGTTGAAGTTGCCGATCCGATCAATCGCCCGTGCCCTTGCCACCCTCAATAGCTCCCGCCCGGAAGCGAAGCGGCTGTTGCTATGTGTGGACGGGGTGCATGGTCTCGGCGTCGAGAATGTGGCACTCTCGGACCTAGGCTGCGACTTCTTCGTGGCCGGAACGCACAAGTGGATGTTCGGTCCGCGTGGAACCGGCTTGGTGTGGGGCACGCGAGAAGCGTGGCCCCGGGCGGAGCCGACTATCCCGACGTTCGACGCCGAGGCGTATCGGATGTGGATGAAACTCATTCCCCAAGCGCCGATTCGCAAGGCGGCGCAGATGACCCCCGGCGGGTTTCATTCCTTCGAGCATCGCTGGGCGTTGAACGAGGCGTTCAAATTCCATAAGGCGATGGGGAAGGCCCAGGTGACGGAACGGATCTACGCGCTCAATCAACAGATGAAGCAGGGGTTGGCCAAGATGCCTCACGTGACGCTGCACACCCCCATGTCGCAGGACCTCTCGGCTGGGATTATCTGCTTTGAGGTGGCAGGAAAAAGCCCCAAGCAGGTGGTCGAAGAACTGAAAGGCGCGCGAATCATCGCCAGTGTGACCCCCTATGGGACGCAATATGCACGCGTGGCGCCGAGTTTGTTGAATACGCCAGGGGAGGTGGATGAGGTACTCCGCGTCATCCGCGACCTCCGCGTTTGA
- a CDS encoding peptidyl-tRNA hydrolase, producing the protein MLQVSSHIFIPDSEIEIHAVRSGGAGGQHVNKVSSAIHLRFDIQASSLPPFYKEELLKLRDHRISRDGIITIKAQESRSQEQNRQEALERLRVLIGSVAIPRKTRRSTKVTRGAKQRRVDEKVKRGRLKAMRGRVED; encoded by the coding sequence ATGCTCCAAGTCTCTTCCCACATATTCATTCCAGACTCTGAAATTGAGATTCATGCCGTGCGGTCCGGTGGGGCCGGCGGGCAGCATGTAAACAAAGTCTCGTCCGCGATTCATCTGCGGTTCGACATTCAGGCGTCATCGCTGCCGCCGTTTTACAAGGAAGAACTCCTGAAGTTGCGAGACCATCGCATCTCACGGGATGGCATCATCACCATTAAGGCGCAGGAATCCAGAAGTCAGGAGCAGAACCGTCAGGAGGCATTGGAGCGGCTACGCGTGCTGATTGGGAGCGTTGCCATTCCACGCAAGACGCGCCGGTCGACCAAGGTGACGAGGGGAGCGAAGCAGCGCCGTGTCGACGAAAAGGTGAAGCGAGGCCGGCTGAAGGCGATGCGGGGCCGGGTCGAGGACTGA